The following proteins are encoded in a genomic region of Cryptomeria japonica chromosome 11, Sugi_1.0, whole genome shotgun sequence:
- the LOC131061343 gene encoding pentatricopeptide repeat-containing protein At2g03880, mitochondrial produces the protein MAVHTISLPTPGNSFHKGLYTRSKTKSVRHKTCLPGNVTATAALTELPSLDVTKLFKQGSGLKEAVDILQTDFQSYGVILQKCARSQDLRQGKRFHAQMIHTGFERDTFIGNNLISMYMKCGSLVDARHVFDKMPQRNVISWNAMMAGYASCGQYEKVVRLFCGMQQEQIKPNRSTFVSLLKACVSTPDVEQVHALVIRTGFSFDVNVASILVDVYIKCGGLLQARQVFDDMPERDVVSWTSMITGYAQNEHGDEALDIFYEMCVRGVKPNHFTFASILIACGCQGAVEEGLAVHANCIKTGVSSDAFVRSALITMYMKCGNIEQACKVFGKKPEQNMVSWTAMIAGYMQNGYSEDALRLFHQMQGMSLRCNQFTFASVLSACADLIAIEEGRQLHTHVIKTGFESAICVSSALLNMYAKGKCTDDAVKVFTKLHELDSFLWSAMISAYAQNEKCESALQLFREMQRENIKLDETTFASVLAACANLAVAIGSGKQVHANIIKTGFDSALCVRSALVAMYAKCGSIEEAKQVFDNSPALDVVLWNTMISGYAQHGHGERALELFEQMKQVGLKPDYMTFVGVLSACSHVGLVDEGYSYFNSMISCYQIIPIMEHYNCMVDIIGRAGHLDEAIDFINKMPFEADAMIWRTLLGACSVHGNLELGKAAAEHIFELEPEDSAAYILLSNIYSATGRWKDSDKMRKLMHDRKIKKEAGCSWIEIGNRVHAFVASDKSHLQTAEIYSKLGQLNAQMKKLGFVPDTNFVHHNVDEEQKEHLLLYHSEKLALSYGLISSTPGTCIQIFKNLRVCGDCHTAIKFISKIEQREIVVRDTNRFHHFKDGLCSCGDYW, from the exons ATGGCTGTACACACAATTTCTCTTCCTACACCTGGGAATTCGTTCCATAAG GGATTATATACGAGAAGCAAAACTAAATCTGTGCGTCATAAAACATGTTTGCCTGGAAATGTCACTGCCACAGCTGCTTTGACGGAATTGCCCAGTTTGGATGTGACCAAATTGTTCAAGCAAGGATCAGGATTGAAGGAAGCTGTGGATATTTTACAGACAGACTTCCAAAGCTATGGTGTTATTTTGCAGAAGTGCGCCCGCAGTCAAGACTTGAGACAAGGAAAGCGATTCCATGCTCAAATGATCCACACGGGATTCGAACGGGATACTTTTATAGGAAACAATCTCATTAGCATGTATATGAAATGTGGTAGCCTGGTTGATGCACGCCatgtgtttgacaaaatgcctcaacgaAATGTCATTAGTTGGAATGCCATGATGGCTGGTTATGCTAGCTGTGGACAGTATGAGAAGGTTGTGAGGCTTTTTTGTGGAATGCAGCAGGAACAGATCAAACCAAACCGATCTACTTTTGTTAGCCTTCTCAAAGCATGCGTGAGTACTCCAGATGTGGAACAGGTGCATGCTCTTGTTATTAGAACGGGTTTTTCATTTGATGTGAATGTGGCAAGCATTCTTGTGGATGTTTATATTAAATGTGGCGGCCTGCTTCAGGCTCGGCAAGTGTTTGACGACATGCCTGAAAGAGATGTTGTTTCTTGGACATCCATGATTACAGGATATGCCCAAAATGAACATGGAGATGAAGCCTTGGATATTTTCTATGAAATGTGCGTGAGAGGTGTGAAGCCGAATCATTTTACATTTGCGAGTATCCTCATTGCTTGTGGATGTCAAGGTGCAGTCGAAGAGGGGTTGGCAGTCCATGCAAATTGTATCAAGACTGGGGTTAGTTCTGATGCATTTGTGAGGAGTGCACTGATTACGATGTATATGAAATGTGGAAACATAGAGCAGGCATGTAAAGTGTTTGGGAAAAAGCCTGAACAGAACATGGTTTCTTGGactgctatgattgcaggatatatgCAAAATGGGTACTCGGAGGATGCCCTGCGTCTCTTTCACCAAATGCAAGGTATGAGTTTAAGATGTAACCAGTTTACCTTTGCAAGTGTTCTTAGTGCATGTGCTGACTTGATAGCTATTGAAGAGGGCAGGCAGTTACATACCCATGTCATTAAAACTGGCTTTGAGTCTGCTATTTGTGTATCAAGCGCTCTTTTAAACATGTATGCTAAAGGAAAATGCACAGATGATGCAGTCAAAGTATTCACAAAACTACACGAACTAGATAGCTTCTTATGGAGTGCTATGATTTCCGCATACGCACAGAATGAAAAATGTGAAAGTGCTCTGCAGCTCTTTCGTGAAATGCAGCGAGAAAATATAAAGCTGGATGAAACCACTTTTGCCAGTGTCCTTGCTGCATGTGCCAACCTAGCAGTAGCCATAGGAAGCGGAAAGCAGGTCCATGCCAACATCATTAAAACCGGTTTTGATTCAGCTCTTTGTGTAAGAAGTGCACTTGTTgccatgtatgcaaaatgtgggagcATTGAGGAAGCAAAACAAGTTTTTGATAACTCACCTGCATTGGATGTTGTGTTGTGGAATACAATGATATCAGGATATGCCCAACATGGTCATGGCGAACGGGCACTCGAACTCTTTGAGCAAATGAAACAGGTAGGACTGAAGCCAGATTACATGACCTTTGTGGGTGTGCTTTCTGCGTGCAGCCATGTGGGCCTTGTCGATGAAGGCTATAGCTATTTCAATTCCATGATTAGTTGCTACCAGATCATTCCAATAATGGAGCACTACAACTGCATGGTTGATATTATTGGTCGTGCTGGGCACCTGGACGAGGCAATAGATTTTATAAACAAGATGCCATTTGAAGCTGATGCTATGATATGGCGGACCTTACTTGGTGCTTGTAGTGTCCATGGTAACTTGGAACTAGGAAAAGCTGCAGCAGAACATATATTTGAGCTAGAGCCTGAAGACTCTGCAGCATATATTCTTCTGTCAAACATTTATAGTGCAACTGGCAGATGGAAGGATAGTGATAAGATGAGAAAATTAATGCATGACAGGAAGATTAAAAAGGAGGCAGGGTGTAGTTGGATTGAAATCGGGAATCGAGTTCATGCATTCGTTGCAAGTGATAAATCACATCTACAAACAGCTGAAATCTATTCCAAATTGGGCCAACTGAATGCACAAATGAAGAAGTTGGGTTTTGTCCCTGACACAAATTTTGTGCATCATAATGTGGATGAGGAGCAGAAGGAACATCTTCTTCTTTACCATAGTGAGAAGCTCGCTTTATCTTACGGGCTCATTAGCAGTACCCCTGGAACATGTATTCAAATTTTCAAGAACCTTCGTGTTTGTGGAGATTGTCacactgcaatcaaatttatctCCAAGATTGAACAGAGAGAAATAGTGGTTAGGGATACGAATCGTTTCCATCATTTTAAGGATGGGTTATGTTCTTGTGGAGACTATTGGTGA